The following proteins are encoded in a genomic region of Amycolatopsis sulphurea:
- a CDS encoding gamma-glutamylcyclotransferase, which produces MPLYAAYGSNMEPAQMLERAPHSPMAGTGWLEGWRLTFGGEDIGWEGALATIVEDPSSRVFVVLYDVTSLDEERLDRWEGGELGMHTKIRLRVQTMDGSVLAWLYVLDAYEGGLPSARYLGVLAEAAETAGAPVDYVDDLRTRPCTGITG; this is translated from the coding sequence GTGCCGTTGTATGCCGCGTACGGATCCAATATGGAGCCCGCCCAGATGCTGGAGCGTGCCCCGCACTCGCCGATGGCGGGCACCGGCTGGCTGGAAGGCTGGCGCCTCACCTTCGGCGGCGAGGACATCGGCTGGGAAGGCGCGCTGGCCACCATCGTCGAAGACCCCTCCTCCCGGGTGTTCGTGGTGCTCTACGACGTGACCTCGCTGGACGAGGAACGCCTCGACCGCTGGGAAGGCGGCGAGCTGGGCATGCACACGAAGATCCGGCTGCGGGTGCAGACGATGGACGGCTCGGTGCTGGCCTGGCTGTACGTCCTGGACGCCTACGAGGGCGGCCTGCCGTCCGCGAGATACCTGGGCGTGCTCGCCGAGGCCGCGGAGACCGCGGGCGCCCCGGTGGATTACGTGGACGATCTGCGGACCCGCCCATGCACCGGGATCACCGGCTGA
- the scpA gene encoding methylmalonyl-CoA mutase, with protein sequence MSIPNFAGVPLGAPEPGDRAAWAQAVQDTTGKGPDALAWETPEGIGVKPVYTAADLSDVDFLSTYPGIAPYLRGPYPTMYVNQPWTIRQYAGFSTAEESNAFYRRNLAAGQKGLSVAFDLATHRGYDSDHPRVSGDVGMAGVAIDSIYDMRQLFDGIPLDKMSVSMTMNGAVLPVLALYVVAAEEQGVKPEQLAGTIQNDILKEFMVRNTYIYPPKPSMRIISDIFAFTSQHMPKYNSISISGYHMQEAGATADLELAYTLADGVEYLRSGIDAGLDVDKFAPRLSFFWAIGMNFFMEVAKLRAARLLWAKLVKQFDPKSPKSLSLRTHSQTSGWSLTAQDVFNNVTRTCVEAMAATQGHTQSLHTNALDEALALPTDFSARIARNTQLLLQQESGTTRVIDPWGGSAFVEKLTYDLARKAWAHITEVEGAGGMAQAIDEGIPKLRIEEAAARTQARIDSGRQPVIGVNKYQVVDDEQIDVLKVDNAGVRAQQLDKLRRLREERDPRATEDALRRLAEGAQGDGNLLALAIDAARAKATVGEISDALEKMWGRHSGQIRTISGVYREEVGKSDNVEKARELVEKFAEAEGRRPRLLVAKMGQDGHDRGQKVIATGFADLGFDVDVGPLFSTPAEVARQASEADVHVVGVSSLAAGHLSLVPALRHELAELGREDIMVVVGGVIPPQDYDELRAAGAAAIFGPGTVLADAAIGLLEQLAAQES encoded by the coding sequence ATGAGCATCCCGAATTTCGCCGGCGTCCCGCTCGGCGCGCCCGAGCCGGGGGACCGCGCCGCGTGGGCGCAGGCTGTGCAGGACACCACCGGCAAGGGGCCGGACGCGCTCGCCTGGGAAACCCCTGAGGGCATCGGCGTGAAGCCGGTCTACACCGCGGCTGATCTGTCCGATGTGGACTTCCTCAGCACGTACCCGGGTATCGCGCCGTACCTGCGCGGGCCGTACCCGACGATGTACGTGAACCAGCCGTGGACCATCCGTCAGTACGCCGGGTTCTCCACCGCGGAGGAGTCGAACGCTTTCTACCGCCGCAATCTTGCGGCTGGACAGAAAGGTCTTTCGGTCGCCTTCGACCTGGCGACGCACCGCGGTTACGACTCCGATCACCCGCGCGTGTCCGGCGACGTCGGCATGGCGGGTGTGGCGATCGACTCGATCTACGACATGCGCCAGCTCTTCGACGGCATCCCGCTGGACAAGATGAGCGTGTCCATGACGATGAACGGCGCGGTGCTGCCGGTGCTCGCGCTGTACGTGGTCGCGGCGGAGGAGCAGGGGGTGAAACCGGAGCAGCTGGCGGGGACCATCCAGAACGACATTCTCAAGGAGTTCATGGTCCGCAACACCTACATCTACCCGCCGAAGCCGTCGATGCGGATCATCTCCGACATCTTCGCCTTCACCTCGCAGCACATGCCGAAGTACAACTCGATCTCGATCTCCGGCTACCACATGCAGGAGGCCGGGGCGACCGCCGACCTGGAACTCGCATACACGCTCGCGGACGGCGTGGAGTACCTCCGCTCGGGCATCGACGCCGGGCTCGACGTCGACAAGTTCGCGCCGCGGCTGTCGTTCTTCTGGGCCATCGGCATGAACTTCTTCATGGAGGTCGCGAAGCTGCGGGCCGCACGGCTGCTGTGGGCGAAGCTGGTCAAGCAGTTCGACCCGAAGTCGCCGAAGTCGCTTTCACTCCGTACGCACTCGCAGACCTCCGGCTGGTCGCTGACCGCGCAGGACGTGTTCAACAACGTCACGCGCACCTGTGTCGAGGCGATGGCAGCGACGCAGGGGCATACGCAGTCCTTGCACACCAACGCTCTTGACGAAGCGCTGGCACTGCCCACAGACTTCTCCGCGCGGATCGCGCGTAACACGCAGCTGTTGCTACAGCAGGAATCCGGGACGACGCGGGTGATCGACCCGTGGGGCGGCAGCGCGTTCGTGGAGAAGCTGACCTACGACCTCGCGCGGAAAGCGTGGGCGCACATCACCGAGGTCGAAGGCGCCGGCGGTATGGCGCAGGCGATCGACGAAGGCATCCCGAAGCTGCGTATCGAAGAGGCAGCCGCGCGTACGCAGGCGCGGATCGACTCCGGCCGGCAGCCGGTGATCGGGGTGAACAAGTACCAGGTCGTCGACGACGAGCAGATCGACGTGCTCAAAGTGGACAACGCCGGCGTACGCGCACAGCAGCTGGATAAGCTGCGAAGGCTGCGCGAGGAACGCGACCCCCGCGCGACCGAGGACGCGTTGCGGCGGCTGGCCGAAGGCGCGCAGGGTGACGGAAACCTGCTGGCGCTGGCCATCGACGCGGCCCGGGCGAAGGCCACCGTCGGCGAGATCTCCGATGCACTGGAGAAGATGTGGGGACGGCATTCCGGCCAGATCCGCACGATCTCCGGGGTGTACCGGGAAGAGGTGGGAAAGTCGGACAACGTCGAGAAGGCCCGCGAGCTGGTCGAGAAGTTCGCCGAGGCGGAAGGCCGGCGGCCACGGCTGCTGGTCGCCAAGATGGGCCAGGACGGCCACGACCGGGGCCAGAAGGTGATCGCCACCGGCTTCGCCGACCTCGGTTTCGACGTGGACGTCGGGCCGCTGTTCTCCACCCCGGCCGAGGTCGCGCGTCAGGCCTCGGAGGCGGACGTGCACGTGGTCGGGGTGTCCTCGCTGGCCGCCGGGCACCTGTCGCTGGTGCCCGCGCTGCGCCACGAGCTGGCCGAGCTGGGCCGTGAGGACATCATGGTGGTGGTCGGCGGGGTCATCCCGCCGCAGGATTACGACGAGCTGCGGGCGGCCGGTGCGGCGGCGATCTTCGGGCCGGGCACCGTGCTCGCGGACGCCGCGATCGGCCTGCTTGAGCAGCTGGCCGCGCAGGAGTCCTGA
- a CDS encoding NAD(P)H-quinone dehydrogenase, with product MSRIVIMGGGPAGYEAALVAAQHGADVTIVERDGLGGACVLYDCVPSKTFIASSGALAKMHDLGELGINTDLADTAVDLPTVHGRVKGLALAQSADIRARVQREGVRVINGEARFCDDEPGLATHKVSVTHAADGTVEALNADVVLISTGATPRVLPGAVPDGERILDWRQLYDLTDLPEHLAVIGSGVTGAEFASAYTEMGVKVTVVSSRDRVLPHEDADAAAVLEEVFSQRGTTVAKRARAERVERTEKGVAVHLADGRVIEASHALMTVGSVPNTKDIGLERVGIEPGPGGFITVDRVSRTSVPGVYAAGDCTGVLMLASVASMQGRIAMWHALGEGVAPIKLKTVAANVFTHPEIATVGISQQAIDSGEVPARTIMLPLATNARAKMEGLRRGFVKLFCRPATGVVVGGVVVAPTASELILPIALAVQNQLTVDHLALTFSVYPSLSGSITEAGRQLMRHDDLD from the coding sequence GTGAGCAGGATCGTGATCATGGGCGGCGGCCCGGCGGGGTACGAAGCCGCTTTGGTCGCGGCGCAGCACGGCGCCGACGTGACGATCGTCGAGCGGGACGGGCTCGGTGGCGCCTGCGTCCTCTACGACTGTGTCCCGTCGAAGACGTTCATCGCCTCCTCCGGCGCGCTCGCCAAGATGCACGACCTCGGCGAGCTGGGCATCAACACCGACCTCGCGGACACCGCCGTCGATCTGCCCACAGTGCACGGACGGGTGAAAGGCCTCGCGCTCGCCCAGTCGGCGGACATCCGCGCCCGCGTGCAGCGCGAGGGCGTGCGCGTGATCAACGGCGAGGCCCGCTTCTGCGACGACGAGCCAGGCCTGGCCACCCACAAGGTTTCCGTCACGCATGCCGCCGACGGCACGGTCGAAGCACTGAACGCGGACGTGGTGCTCATCTCCACCGGCGCGACCCCGCGCGTGCTGCCCGGTGCCGTGCCGGACGGTGAGCGCATCCTCGACTGGCGGCAGCTCTACGACCTCACCGACCTGCCGGAGCACCTGGCCGTCATCGGTTCCGGCGTCACCGGCGCCGAGTTCGCCTCCGCGTACACCGAGATGGGCGTCAAGGTCACCGTGGTGTCCAGCCGGGACCGCGTGCTGCCGCACGAGGACGCGGATGCCGCGGCAGTGCTGGAAGAGGTCTTCTCGCAGCGCGGCACCACCGTCGCCAAGCGGGCCCGCGCGGAACGGGTGGAGCGCACGGAAAAGGGCGTCGCGGTGCACCTGGCCGACGGCCGGGTGATCGAGGCCAGCCACGCGCTGATGACCGTGGGGTCCGTCCCGAACACCAAGGACATCGGCCTGGAACGCGTCGGGATCGAGCCGGGGCCCGGCGGGTTCATCACGGTGGACCGGGTCTCGCGCACCAGCGTGCCGGGCGTCTACGCGGCCGGTGACTGCACCGGCGTGCTGATGCTCGCATCGGTGGCGAGCATGCAAGGCCGCATCGCGATGTGGCACGCGCTCGGCGAGGGCGTCGCGCCGATCAAGCTCAAGACCGTGGCCGCGAACGTGTTCACCCACCCGGAAATCGCCACTGTCGGGATCAGCCAGCAGGCTATCGACTCCGGCGAGGTGCCCGCGCGCACGATCATGCTGCCGCTGGCCACCAACGCGCGGGCGAAGATGGAAGGCCTGCGCCGTGGGTTCGTGAAGTTGTTCTGCCGCCCGGCGACCGGGGTGGTGGTCGGCGGGGTGGTCGTGGCGCCGACGGCGAGCGAGCTGATCCTGCCGATCGCCCTCGCGGTGCAGAACCAGCTGACGGTGGACCATCTGGCGCTCACGTTCTCGGTGTACCCGTCGCTGTCCGGATCGATCACCGAAGCGGGCCGTCAGCTGATGCGCCACGACGATCTGGACTGA
- the meaB gene encoding methylmalonyl Co-A mutase-associated GTPase MeaB: MPRRIDVGEYAKGVLAGDRGTLSKAITLVESHREDHRRMAQELLVELLPQAGGAKRVGITGVPGVGKSTFIDQLGTDLTTAGHRVAVLAVDPSSTRTGGSILGDKTRMARLAVDPNAFIRPSPTSGTLGGVARATRETIVLMEAAGFDVVLVETVGVGQSEVTVANMVDCFLFLTLARTGDQLQGIKKGVLELADVIAVNKADGPHERDAKRAARELQGALRMIYGKDAPWTPPVLTCSALEGRGLDKVWATIGRHRASLEASGELAGRRRAQQVEWTWAMVREQLLDRLAAHPKVRAQVADVERAVREGELTPTLAAQRILDAFAEPA; the protein is encoded by the coding sequence TTGCCGCGCCGGATCGATGTCGGCGAGTACGCGAAAGGTGTGCTCGCCGGTGATCGGGGCACCCTGTCCAAGGCGATCACGCTGGTCGAATCGCATCGCGAGGACCACCGCCGGATGGCCCAGGAACTGCTGGTGGAGCTGCTGCCCCAGGCCGGCGGCGCGAAACGGGTCGGGATCACCGGGGTGCCAGGAGTCGGTAAGTCGACTTTTATCGATCAGCTGGGCACCGACCTGACCACGGCCGGGCATCGGGTCGCGGTGCTCGCGGTCGACCCGTCCTCGACGCGTACCGGCGGCTCGATCCTCGGAGACAAGACGCGGATGGCGCGGCTGGCCGTGGACCCGAACGCGTTCATCCGGCCGTCGCCGACCTCGGGCACGCTCGGCGGGGTCGCGCGTGCCACCCGCGAGACGATCGTGCTGATGGAAGCCGCCGGTTTCGACGTGGTGCTGGTGGAGACCGTCGGGGTCGGGCAGTCCGAGGTGACCGTGGCCAACATGGTCGACTGCTTCCTCTTCCTGACCCTCGCCCGGACCGGGGACCAGCTGCAGGGCATCAAGAAGGGCGTGCTGGAGCTGGCCGACGTGATCGCCGTGAACAAGGCGGACGGCCCGCACGAACGCGACGCCAAACGGGCCGCCCGGGAGTTGCAGGGCGCGCTGCGGATGATCTACGGCAAGGACGCGCCGTGGACGCCACCAGTGCTGACCTGCAGTGCCTTGGAAGGCCGTGGGCTGGACAAGGTGTGGGCGACGATCGGCCGGCACCGTGCGTCGCTGGAGGCCTCGGGCGAACTCGCCGGACGACGGCGCGCGCAGCAGGTGGAGTGGACCTGGGCGATGGTGCGGGAACAGCTGCTCGACCGGCTCGCCGCGCATCCGAAGGTCCGTGCGCAGGTGGCGGACGTGGAGCGCGCGGTCCGCGAGGGCGAGCTGACCCCGACGCTGGCCGCGCAGCGCATTCTCGACGCCTTCGCCGAGCCTGCTTGA
- a CDS encoding class F sortase, giving the protein MLRRTLAAAVCAAAVVVAGCSSGSAPVAAPGSSVAAPDVPALPRSTPVSLDVPRIAAHSSLVPLGLNPDHTVQVPPVSTPLQAGWYEYGPTPGEIGPAVVLGHVDGNKQKGIFSRLKEMRPGDTVAIARQDGRTANFVVTKVDQVAKDVFPSDAVYGDTADAELRLITCGGAFDRAAHSYLDNIIVYAKLTGDDH; this is encoded by the coding sequence ATGCTGAGGAGAACGCTGGCTGCGGCGGTTTGCGCTGCCGCGGTCGTGGTCGCCGGGTGTTCATCAGGATCGGCGCCGGTCGCCGCGCCGGGCTCGAGCGTGGCCGCGCCGGATGTGCCCGCACTGCCCAGGTCCACGCCGGTTTCGCTGGACGTGCCGAGGATCGCGGCGCATTCGAGCCTGGTGCCGCTCGGGCTGAATCCGGACCACACGGTGCAGGTGCCGCCGGTGAGCACGCCACTGCAGGCCGGGTGGTACGAGTACGGCCCGACGCCCGGCGAGATCGGGCCCGCGGTGGTTCTCGGACATGTGGACGGGAACAAGCAGAAGGGGATTTTCTCCCGGCTGAAGGAAATGCGGCCGGGAGACACCGTGGCGATCGCCCGGCAGGACGGCCGTACGGCGAATTTCGTGGTGACCAAGGTCGATCAGGTGGCCAAGGACGTCTTCCCGAGTGACGCGGTGTACGGCGACACCGCGGACGCCGAATTGCGGCTTATCACCTGTGGTGGCGCATTCGACCGGGCCGCGCACAGCTATCTGGACAACATCATCGTCTACGCGAAACTGACCGGTGACGATCACTGA
- a CDS encoding amidohydrolase, with translation MTVLDSRPGRSGDPDGGLGDPIEAPGALLTDAGVSMAPVEDLGAGRGPFWLDDWLRANAADVVAWRRHLHAHPELSRHEFATTELIVSLLRAVGLKPWVLPGGTGVVCDIGRGERCVALRADIDALPLTEATGLPYASDTDGVAHMCGHDAHTAILLGAARALAGAPELPGRIRLIFQPAEEVMPGGALDMVAAGALNDVERIFGLHCDPRLEAGKVGTRVGALTSAADLIELRLTSPGGHTSRPHLTADLVYALGTVITSLPSVLSRRVDPRSGTVLVWGAVHAGQAANAVPQDGLLRGTLRTADHEVWKSLEPLVASLVESLLAPTGAGFTLDYRRGVPPVVSDPESTALMRAGVEAAVGEAGLASTEQSSGGEDFGWYLEHVQGAFARLGVWSGPPAPQADIHRPTFVLDERALLVGVRTLVHTALTSLV, from the coding sequence GTGACTGTGCTGGATTCACGACCGGGCAGGTCCGGTGACCCCGACGGTGGGCTCGGCGACCCGATCGAGGCGCCCGGCGCGCTCTTGACCGATGCCGGGGTCAGCATGGCTCCTGTGGAAGACCTCGGTGCGGGCCGCGGCCCGTTCTGGCTGGACGATTGGCTGCGCGCCAACGCGGCCGACGTAGTGGCGTGGCGTCGGCACCTGCACGCGCACCCCGAGCTGTCGCGGCACGAGTTCGCGACGACCGAGCTCATCGTCTCGCTGCTGCGCGCGGTCGGGCTGAAGCCGTGGGTGCTGCCGGGTGGCACTGGTGTCGTCTGCGACATCGGGCGGGGCGAGCGGTGCGTGGCACTGCGCGCGGACATCGACGCGCTGCCGCTCACCGAAGCGACCGGGCTGCCCTACGCCTCCGACACCGACGGCGTCGCGCACATGTGCGGGCACGACGCGCACACGGCGATCCTCCTGGGCGCCGCGCGCGCACTCGCCGGCGCGCCTGAGCTGCCCGGCCGGATACGGCTGATCTTCCAGCCTGCCGAAGAGGTCATGCCCGGCGGCGCGCTGGACATGGTCGCCGCGGGCGCGCTCAACGACGTCGAACGGATCTTCGGGTTGCACTGTGACCCGCGCCTGGAAGCGGGCAAGGTCGGCACGCGCGTCGGGGCATTGACCTCCGCCGCGGACCTGATCGAGCTGAGGCTGACGTCGCCCGGCGGGCACACCTCGCGCCCGCACCTGACCGCCGACCTCGTGTACGCGCTGGGCACGGTGATCACTTCGCTGCCTTCGGTGCTGTCGCGACGGGTCGACCCGCGTTCCGGCACCGTGCTGGTGTGGGGCGCGGTGCACGCCGGACAGGCGGCCAACGCGGTCCCGCAGGACGGCCTGTTGCGCGGCACCCTGCGTACAGCCGACCACGAGGTGTGGAAGTCGCTGGAGCCGCTCGTCGCGTCGTTGGTCGAATCGCTGCTGGCGCCGACCGGTGCCGGGTTCACCCTCGACTACCGTCGCGGAGTGCCGCCGGTGGTGTCCGACCCGGAGTCGACCGCGCTGATGCGCGCCGGCGTGGAAGCGGCTGTCGGCGAAGCGGGCTTGGCCAGCACGGAGCAGTCGTCCGGCGGCGAGGACTTCGGCTGGTACCTCGAACACGTCCAGGGAGCCTTCGCACGCCTCGGCGTGTGGTCCGGTCCGCCGGCTCCGCAGGCGGACATCCACCGCCCGACGTTCGTCCTGGACGAGCGTGCCCTGCTGGTCGGTGTGCGCACTCTGGTTCATACCGCGCTCACCTCGCTGGTGTGA
- a CDS encoding methylmalonyl-CoA mutase subunit beta codes for MTNLAGPESVPGSGPELALAAEFPAADRDRWQELVAGVLRKSGRLPEDFTGAPESKLVTRTYDDIEIQPLYTADDELGALGFPGLPPFVRGARPEGVIGTGWEVRVRHLRADAKAVNAAILADLEGGASSVWLRVGDDALPLSALADALNDVYVELAPVVLDAGAGYEAAAQALLDLFAEREIPASEVVGTLGADPIGTTARTGEALPLAPVAELAVRVAAKHPKVRTVVADGLPFHEAGGSDAQELGATIAAGVAYLRALTEGGLTVAQAAAQFEFRLAATADQFLTIAKLRAARRLWDRVLEVSGAPAAARGMHQHAVTSPTMLTQRDPWVNMLRTTVACFAAGVGGADAVTVLPFDAAIGLPDAFSARIARNTNAVLIEESKLGSVIDPAGGSWYVEKLTDELAEAAWREFTAIEACGGIEAELASGALAGRLAETWDKRAKRLGTRRDPITGVSEFPNLAEKPVSREPLPVVPEGGLPRHRYAEAYEKLRDASDAYLAEHGERPKIFLATLGPVAAHTARAGFAANLFQAGGLEAVNPGATDDLPGAFRASGARIACLCGTDAAYEKQAVTVAASLGAETVLLAGKGNYDGVAGNVYAGCDALEVLTGLHAQLGVSA; via the coding sequence ATGACTAACCTGGCTGGGCCGGAATCCGTGCCGGGCTCCGGACCGGAGCTCGCCCTCGCCGCGGAGTTCCCGGCGGCGGACCGGGACCGGTGGCAGGAGCTGGTCGCCGGGGTGTTGCGCAAGAGCGGTCGGCTGCCCGAGGACTTCACCGGTGCGCCGGAGAGCAAGCTTGTCACGCGTACTTACGACGATATCGAGATCCAGCCGCTATACACCGCCGACGACGAGTTGGGCGCGCTGGGCTTCCCAGGGCTGCCGCCGTTCGTACGTGGCGCTCGGCCAGAAGGCGTGATCGGCACCGGCTGGGAGGTACGCGTCCGTCACCTTCGCGCGGATGCCAAGGCCGTCAACGCGGCGATCCTCGCAGACCTCGAAGGCGGCGCTTCGTCGGTGTGGCTGCGCGTCGGTGACGACGCGCTCCCGCTCTCCGCGCTTGCCGACGCGCTCAACGACGTGTACGTGGAACTCGCGCCGGTAGTCCTCGACGCAGGCGCCGGTTACGAAGCGGCCGCGCAGGCGTTGCTGGATCTTTTCGCCGAGCGAGAGATTCCGGCGAGCGAAGTGGTCGGCACGCTCGGCGCGGACCCGATCGGCACCACCGCGCGTACGGGCGAAGCCCTCCCGTTAGCTCCCGTCGCCGAGCTTGCCGTCCGCGTCGCCGCGAAGCATCCGAAGGTGCGTACGGTCGTCGCCGATGGGTTGCCGTTCCACGAAGCCGGTGGGTCCGATGCACAAGAGCTGGGCGCCACAATCGCGGCAGGCGTCGCGTACTTGCGAGCGCTCACTGAAGGCGGGCTGACGGTGGCGCAGGCAGCTGCGCAGTTTGAGTTCCGTCTGGCCGCGACGGCCGACCAGTTCCTGACCATCGCCAAGCTTCGCGCGGCGCGCAGGCTGTGGGACCGGGTGCTGGAAGTTTCCGGTGCCCCGGCCGCCGCGCGCGGAATGCATCAGCACGCGGTCACGTCGCCGACGATGCTGACGCAGCGCGATCCATGGGTGAACATGCTGCGTACCACGGTGGCCTGCTTTGCCGCCGGTGTCGGCGGCGCGGACGCGGTGACGGTATTGCCGTTCGACGCGGCTATCGGCCTGCCGGACGCGTTCTCCGCACGGATCGCCCGTAACACCAACGCGGTGCTGATCGAGGAGTCGAAGCTGGGCAGTGTCATCGACCCGGCGGGCGGTTCCTGGTACGTCGAGAAGCTGACCGACGAGCTGGCTGAAGCCGCCTGGCGTGAGTTCACCGCGATCGAGGCGTGCGGTGGGATCGAGGCCGAGCTTGCTTCCGGCGCGCTGGCCGGGCGTCTGGCCGAGACCTGGGACAAGCGCGCGAAACGGTTGGGCACCCGTCGCGATCCGATCACCGGCGTCAGCGAGTTCCCGAACCTGGCGGAGAAGCCGGTCTCGCGGGAGCCGTTGCCCGTGGTGCCCGAAGGCGGCCTGCCGCGCCACCGTTACGCGGAGGCGTACGAGAAGCTGCGCGACGCCTCGGACGCTTACCTGGCCGAGCACGGGGAACGGCCGAAGATCTTCCTCGCCACGCTGGGGCCGGTCGCTGCGCACACCGCGCGGGCGGGCTTCGCCGCGAACCTGTTCCAAGCCGGCGGACTCGAAGCGGTGAACCCCGGCGCCACAGACGACCTGCCGGGCGCCTTCCGGGCGAGCGGTGCGCGGATCGCCTGTCTGTGCGGTACCGACGCGGCGTACGAGAAGCAGGCCGTCACGGTCGCCGCCTCGCTCGGCGCGGAGACCGTTCTGCTGGCGGGTAAAGGGAATTACGACGGTGTCGCCGGGAACGTGTACGCCGGGTGCGACGCGCTCGAAGTGCTGACCGGACTGCACGCACAGCTTGGAGTGTCCGCATGA
- a CDS encoding VOC family protein gives MIIRTEPWPVGTPCWVDLMAPDRARAIAFYEALLGWQVSVSGPETGGYGMAEVAGRPVAGIGEIPPDQQMPTQWTTYLAVSDVDATAGAVTAAGGQVHAPPMDVPGAGRMAIAGDAAGAVFGLWQPAGHLGTQVTLAPGAVAWNECMVEDYAAAHKFYGDVFGYSFGDMSGEGFTYTTLEVDGRPVGGLGKSPSDGSRETGWLTYFWAADSDAAAARIPELGGTVLSEPVDTPFGRMVAAKDNQGASFSLMAPNEQSGTQEGWGA, from the coding sequence ATGATCATCAGAACCGAACCGTGGCCCGTGGGCACGCCGTGCTGGGTCGATCTCATGGCGCCCGACCGTGCGCGGGCGATCGCGTTCTACGAGGCTTTGCTGGGCTGGCAGGTGTCCGTCAGCGGGCCGGAGACCGGCGGATACGGGATGGCGGAGGTGGCGGGCCGTCCGGTGGCCGGGATCGGCGAGATCCCGCCGGACCAGCAGATGCCCACGCAATGGACCACCTACCTCGCAGTGTCCGATGTGGACGCGACGGCGGGCGCGGTGACCGCCGCGGGCGGGCAGGTGCACGCGCCGCCGATGGACGTGCCGGGCGCGGGCCGGATGGCGATCGCCGGGGACGCCGCCGGTGCGGTGTTCGGCCTGTGGCAGCCGGCCGGGCACCTCGGCACCCAGGTCACCCTCGCCCCCGGCGCGGTGGCCTGGAACGAGTGCATGGTCGAGGACTACGCCGCGGCCCACAAGTTCTACGGCGACGTTTTCGGGTACTCGTTCGGGGACATGTCCGGCGAGGGGTTCACCTACACGACGCTGGAGGTGGACGGCCGTCCGGTCGGCGGTCTCGGGAAATCCCCGTCGGACGGCTCCCGCGAAACCGGCTGGCTCACCTACTTCTGGGCCGCGGACTCCGATGCGGCGGCAGCGCGCATTCCGGAGCTGGGCGGCACGGTGCTCAGCGAGCCGGTGGACACCCCGTTCGGCCGGATGGTCGCGGCGAAAGACAACCAGGGCGCCTCCTTCAGCCTGATGGCGCCGAACGAGCAGTCCGGCACGCAGGAAGGCTGGGGTGCCTGA